The following are encoded together in the Pelosinus sp. IPA-1 genome:
- a CDS encoding M48 family metallopeptidase encodes MDSLIHSKENFYFKLSLVISVLIYILLVISLVGIVYIVLGIIISFIAHGLFVGNIKGNGIKLSETQFPEVYQLSKEIASKMGLEVVPDIYIIQSGGMINAFATKFLGRSFVVLYSDVFELAYRQGEAELAFIICHEFAHLKRKHVSRKVLLFPSMFVPFLAQAYSRACEYTCDNFASYYQTTGAENGLLILAIGKKLYEKVNVQQYIKQAESDGGFWVRFSELLATHPNLPKRVSNIQRYIQAKE; translated from the coding sequence GTGGATTCCTTAATTCATTCAAAGGAAAACTTTTATTTCAAGCTATCATTAGTGATCAGTGTGTTGATTTATATTTTGCTGGTAATATCTCTTGTTGGAATCGTTTACATAGTGCTAGGTATTATTATTAGTTTTATTGCACATGGACTATTTGTAGGTAATATAAAAGGTAACGGTATTAAGTTATCTGAAACGCAGTTCCCAGAAGTGTATCAGCTATCGAAAGAGATTGCAAGTAAGATGGGGTTAGAAGTAGTGCCTGATATTTACATTATTCAGTCCGGTGGTATGATTAATGCTTTTGCGACAAAGTTTCTAGGGCGATCTTTTGTAGTACTTTATTCTGATGTTTTTGAATTAGCATATCGCCAGGGGGAGGCTGAGCTTGCCTTTATAATTTGTCATGAATTTGCCCATCTAAAAAGAAAGCATGTGAGTAGGAAAGTGCTTTTATTTCCATCCATGTTTGTCCCTTTTTTAGCGCAAGCCTATTCTAGAGCTTGCGAATATACCTGTGATAATTTTGCATCTTATTACCAAACAACTGGTGCAGAAAATGGCCTGCTTATTTTGGCAATAGGAAAAAAATTATATGAAAAAGTAAATGTGCAACAGTACATTAAACAAGCAGAATCAGATGGCGGCTTCTGGGTTCGTTTCTCTGAGCTTCTTGCTACCCACCCCAATCTACCTAAGAGAGTTAGTAATATCCAAAGATATATCCAAGCAAAAGAGTAA